One genomic region from Haloterrigena gelatinilytica encodes:
- a CDS encoding metal-dependent hydrolase, producing the protein MQPIVHLAVGYLCYAGYVRWREGTPPGERATIVAVFGAVLPDLLDKPPWLLGLTVGRTMGHSLLFAVPLVLAGWSPARSSGRSSLGVAFAIGVASHLATDVPWHVIAGDYDELGFLLWPITPMPPYSGTKSLATVGGLEVTTLWLEAVILVAGAALWWVDGRPGLDPSRRRSDG; encoded by the coding sequence ATGCAACCGATCGTCCATCTCGCCGTCGGTTATCTCTGTTACGCCGGCTACGTCCGCTGGCGCGAGGGGACGCCCCCGGGAGAGCGGGCGACGATCGTCGCAGTCTTCGGCGCGGTCCTGCCGGATCTGCTCGACAAACCGCCGTGGCTGCTCGGCCTCACCGTCGGCCGAACGATGGGCCACTCGCTGCTGTTCGCCGTCCCGCTGGTCCTCGCGGGCTGGTCGCCGGCGCGCTCGAGCGGTCGATCGTCGCTCGGAGTCGCCTTCGCGATCGGCGTCGCCTCCCATCTGGCGACCGACGTCCCGTGGCACGTGATCGCCGGCGACTACGACGAACTCGGCTTTCTCCTGTGGCCGATCACGCCGATGCCGCCGTACAGCGGAACGAAATCGCTGGCGACCGTCGGCGGGCTCGAGGTGACGACGCTCTGGCTCGAGGCCGTAATTCTGGTCGCCGGCGCCGCGCTGTGGTGGGTCGACGGACGGCCGGGACTCGATCCGAGCCGGCGGCGCTCCGACGGATAG
- a CDS encoding heavy metal translocating P-type ATPase: protein MSDTTPSSPDAPPDASRSLELRVPDMDCPSCAGKVTNSVERLEGIDAIDARVTSGRLVVEFDPTRTDEDEIRERVRAAGYEIVGAASELTFSVPDMDCASCANKVENALEGTAGVSEIETRPASGRVTVSVADGTGSETVVEAIGSAGYDATPMDDGTDGEPMGDDEPIWKSRRAVTTGVGAALLGLGMLLEFVFSSANPALFSLVGGDLVDRTYHLSTALFLLTAAIAGAPILRNGYYSARNRSLDIDFLMGVGILASVAAHHPFEGAMLAVLFSVAELLERFSMDRARDSLRELMDLSPDTATVKREDGGEETVPAEDLAVGDVVVVRPGEKIPADGVVLEGESAVDQSPITGESVPADKTAGDEVYAGTIPESGYLEVEVVSEADDSTIARIVRMVEDAEREKTQRERFVDRFASVYTPIVVTLAVAIAVAPPLLAGASWNTWFLRGLTLLVIACPCAFVISTPVSVVSGITSAARNGVLIKGGRYLEAVGESDVLAVDKTGTLTEGDLSVTDVIPLEGADKDDVLRRAGALERRSEHPIGQAIVDYAEERGVATDDEPDVTAFEALTGKGVRGEIDGATHYVGKPDLFDGLADLEHTHATTDGGVALAEMGYDSSPQCEREGCLDVLADVVPDLEAEGKTVVIVGTEDRPLGVIAVADRVRPEAKWAVSKLQDQGVRVVMLTGDNEGTARAIAEEVGIDEYHAELLPDEKLEWIRRLEGETEGDDGETDGDAEATVAMVGDGINDAPALATAGVGIAMGAAGTDTALETADVALMSDDLTRLPYLYELSHTATGVIRQNIWASLAVKAALAAGTPFGFVTVIHAVVIGDMGMSLGVTGNAMRLANVEPETPEGLERRRGDQ from the coding sequence ATGAGCGACACCACCCCATCGTCTCCCGACGCGCCGCCAGATGCGAGTCGGAGTCTCGAACTTCGCGTCCCCGACATGGACTGTCCCTCCTGTGCCGGGAAGGTGACGAACAGCGTCGAGCGCCTCGAGGGGATCGACGCGATCGACGCGCGGGTGACCAGCGGTCGCCTCGTCGTCGAGTTCGACCCGACGCGGACCGACGAGGACGAGATCCGCGAGCGAGTCCGCGCGGCCGGCTACGAGATCGTCGGCGCGGCGTCGGAACTGACGTTCTCGGTCCCCGACATGGACTGCGCCTCCTGTGCGAACAAGGTCGAGAACGCGCTCGAGGGGACCGCGGGCGTCAGCGAGATCGAGACCCGGCCCGCTTCGGGTCGCGTCACCGTCTCGGTCGCGGACGGAACCGGCTCGGAGACGGTCGTCGAGGCCATCGGCTCGGCCGGCTACGACGCGACGCCGATGGACGACGGCACCGACGGCGAACCGATGGGTGACGACGAGCCGATCTGGAAGAGCCGCCGGGCCGTCACCACGGGCGTCGGCGCCGCCCTTCTCGGGCTGGGCATGCTCCTCGAGTTCGTCTTCTCGAGCGCGAACCCGGCGCTGTTCTCGCTCGTCGGCGGCGACCTCGTCGATCGCACTTATCACCTCTCGACGGCGCTCTTCCTCCTCACCGCGGCGATCGCCGGCGCGCCGATCCTCCGGAACGGCTACTACTCCGCGCGCAACCGGAGCCTGGACATCGACTTCCTGATGGGGGTCGGGATCCTCGCCAGCGTCGCGGCCCACCACCCCTTCGAGGGGGCGATGCTCGCCGTGCTGTTCAGCGTCGCCGAACTGCTCGAGCGGTTCTCGATGGACCGGGCCCGCGACTCGCTGCGGGAGCTAATGGATCTCTCGCCGGACACCGCGACCGTCAAGCGCGAGGACGGCGGCGAGGAGACGGTTCCCGCCGAAGACCTCGCTGTCGGCGACGTCGTCGTCGTCCGGCCGGGCGAGAAGATCCCCGCCGACGGCGTCGTCCTCGAGGGCGAGAGCGCGGTCGACCAGTCGCCGATCACCGGCGAGAGCGTCCCCGCGGACAAGACGGCGGGCGACGAAGTGTACGCCGGTACGATTCCGGAATCGGGCTATCTCGAAGTCGAGGTCGTCAGCGAGGCGGACGACTCGACCATCGCCCGGATCGTCCGCATGGTCGAGGACGCGGAACGGGAGAAGACCCAGCGCGAGCGGTTCGTCGACCGCTTCGCGAGCGTCTACACCCCGATCGTCGTGACCCTCGCGGTCGCGATCGCCGTCGCGCCGCCGCTGCTCGCCGGCGCCTCGTGGAACACGTGGTTCCTCCGCGGGCTGACGCTGCTGGTGATCGCCTGCCCCTGCGCGTTCGTCATCTCGACGCCGGTCAGCGTGGTCTCGGGGATCACGAGCGCCGCCCGCAACGGCGTGCTCATCAAGGGCGGACGCTACCTCGAGGCCGTCGGCGAGAGCGACGTGCTCGCGGTCGACAAGACCGGCACCCTGACGGAGGGCGATCTCTCGGTGACCGACGTGATCCCTCTGGAGGGAGCCGACAAGGACGACGTCCTCCGGCGGGCCGGCGCCCTCGAGCGCCGCAGCGAACACCCGATCGGACAGGCCATCGTCGACTACGCCGAGGAGCGGGGCGTCGCGACCGACGACGAGCCCGACGTCACGGCGTTCGAGGCGTTGACCGGAAAGGGCGTCCGCGGCGAGATCGACGGCGCGACCCACTACGTCGGCAAGCCGGACCTGTTCGACGGACTGGCGGACTTAGAGCACACGCACGCGACGACCGATGGTGGCGTGGCACTGGCAGAGATGGGATACGACTCGAGCCCGCAGTGCGAGCGCGAGGGTTGTCTGGACGTCCTCGCGGACGTCGTCCCCGACCTCGAGGCCGAGGGGAAGACCGTCGTGATCGTCGGCACCGAGGACCGACCGCTGGGCGTGATCGCCGTCGCCGACCGGGTTCGGCCGGAGGCGAAGTGGGCCGTCTCGAAGCTGCAGGATCAGGGCGTCCGCGTCGTGATGCTCACCGGCGACAACGAGGGGACCGCCCGCGCCATCGCCGAGGAAGTCGGCATCGACGAGTACCACGCCGAACTGCTGCCCGACGAGAAACTCGAGTGGATTCGTCGGTTAGAGGGCGAGACGGAGGGTGACGACGGAGAAACCGACGGTGACGCCGAGGCCACCGTCGCCATGGTCGGCGACGGCATCAACGACGCGCCCGCGCTCGCGACCGCCGGCGTCGGTATCGCGATGGGCGCCGCGGGGACCGACACCGCCCTCGAGACGGCCGACGTGGCGCTGATGAGCGACGACCTCACCCGGCTGCCGTACCTCTACGAGCTCTCTCACACCGCCACCGGCGTCATCCGCCAGAACATCTGGGCGAGTCTCGCGGTGAAGGCCGCTCTCGCGGCCGGGACGCCGTTCGGGTTCGTCACGGTGATCCACGCGGTCGTCATCGGCGACATGGGGATGAGCCTCGGCGTGACCGGCAACGCGATGCGGCTGGCGAACGTCGAACCCGAGACGCCCGAGGGACTCGAGCGCCGACGCGGCGATCAGTGA
- a CDS encoding class I SAM-dependent methyltransferase — MSTDESETDTADEAALNEHYGVTDLGGEILAALEAAGKDVDALTRDDIASFDEFHIRGREATREVADLAAVEENSRVLDVGCGIGGPARTLASDFDCDVVGVDVVEEYCRAATLFTERVGLADSVRFQRGNALDLPFGDEEFDVVWFEHTLLNVEAKGVAIEEAGRVLRPGGTLALYEICAGPGGEPVFPVPWASDGSLSHLDSPERLREIVLARGFDEVAWRDVTGPSLEWFRNVVESMRSRPADAPPPLGLNLLMGAETPVKAANVVRNLEEDRIAVVQAVYERAN; from the coding sequence ATGTCGACCGATGAATCAGAAACGGACACCGCCGACGAGGCGGCCTTGAACGAACACTACGGCGTGACGGACCTCGGCGGCGAAATCCTCGCCGCCCTCGAAGCCGCCGGCAAAGACGTCGACGCGCTCACTCGAGACGATATCGCGTCGTTCGACGAGTTCCACATCCGCGGCCGCGAGGCGACCCGAGAAGTCGCCGACCTCGCGGCGGTCGAAGAGAACTCTCGCGTCCTCGACGTCGGGTGTGGGATCGGCGGACCCGCTCGCACCCTCGCTTCCGACTTCGATTGCGACGTCGTCGGGGTCGATGTAGTCGAGGAGTACTGCCGAGCAGCGACGCTCTTTACCGAGCGAGTGGGGTTGGCCGACAGCGTCCGCTTCCAGCGCGGGAACGCCCTCGACCTGCCGTTCGGGGACGAGGAGTTCGACGTCGTCTGGTTCGAGCACACGCTGCTGAACGTCGAGGCGAAGGGAGTGGCGATCGAAGAAGCGGGCCGCGTCCTCAGACCCGGGGGAACGCTCGCACTGTACGAAATTTGTGCCGGACCCGGGGGCGAACCGGTGTTCCCGGTCCCCTGGGCGTCAGACGGGTCCCTCAGCCACCTCGATTCACCCGAGCGGCTCCGAGAGATCGTCCTCGCTCGCGGCTTCGACGAGGTCGCCTGGCGGGACGTCACGGGGCCGAGCCTCGAGTGGTTCCGGAACGTGGTGGAGTCGATGCGATCGCGGCCGGCGGACGCACCGCCACCGCTCGGACTCAACCTTCTGATGGGAGCCGAAACGCCGGTCAAAGCGGCGAACGTCGTCCGGAACCTCGAAGAAGACCGGATCGCCGTCGTTCAGGCCGTGTACGAGCGTGCCAATTAG
- a CDS encoding helix-turn-helix domain-containing protein, with translation MREFVFALEYEPGTNPVADVLAAYPDASIRSLSCHVTADSLWRVDHAEGSADALEALEDAYKNADFFADCLVKDDCGADCEVQVLDRSNDTLVVYTYWDRTDVCTSVPHVALEHLGEGLLFETYREERRYRWRIVLGSDAPIHEFFDALGDEVGECTGIEMLRLTELDPDRNHIEPEQALPAEQREALRAAVEHGYYETPRRIELGELAEKLEIPRSTLSYRLRRAESSLATSFVEADDSLETLVAGL, from the coding sequence ATGAGAGAGTTCGTCTTCGCCCTCGAGTACGAACCGGGCACGAACCCCGTCGCCGACGTGCTGGCGGCGTACCCGGACGCCTCGATCCGCTCGCTGTCGTGTCACGTCACCGCGGACAGCCTCTGGCGGGTCGACCACGCCGAGGGGTCGGCGGACGCGCTCGAGGCCCTCGAGGACGCCTACAAGAACGCGGACTTCTTCGCGGACTGTCTCGTGAAGGACGACTGCGGGGCCGACTGCGAGGTGCAGGTGCTGGATCGATCGAACGACACGCTCGTGGTCTACACCTACTGGGACCGCACTGACGTCTGTACGTCCGTTCCCCACGTCGCCCTCGAGCACTTAGGGGAGGGGCTGCTGTTCGAAACCTACCGCGAGGAGCGGCGCTACCGCTGGCGGATCGTGCTGGGCAGCGACGCGCCGATCCACGAGTTCTTCGACGCGCTGGGCGACGAGGTCGGCGAGTGTACCGGCATCGAGATGCTGCGATTGACGGAACTCGATCCCGATCGCAATCACATCGAACCCGAGCAGGCGCTCCCGGCCGAGCAGCGCGAGGCGCTGCGAGCGGCCGTCGAACACGGCTACTACGAGACCCCGCGCCGGATCGAACTCGGGGAACTCGCGGAGAAACTCGAGATTCCGCGATCGACGCTTTCGTATCGACTGCGACGGGCCGAATCGAGCCTCGCGACGAGCTTCGTGGAAGCGGACGATTCGCTCGAGACGCTGGTAGCCGGGCTGTGA
- a CDS encoding acyl-CoA dehydrogenase family protein, with protein sequence MEFGLSEEQEQIRDEVARFAENEIVPHAEEYDTEEKFPHDIVDEAAEMGLVGASIPIEYGGAGYSTLESAIIAEELFSYDPGIALSILACSFGTEAIREFGNEDQKERFLEPVARGEKISGAAISEPDTGSDVSSVSTRAEKDGDEWVINGNKMWITNGTVGDFFVMLCKTDPDAEGRYDGFSQIVVEADRDGFTSEKITGKLGIRASDTAELILDDVRVPEENLIGDQGAAFLQQMQFFDATRTGVAAQGVGIAKGALRAALEYAEDREQFGQPISEFQAIQHKLADMATKTEAARNLTYKAAWNVDQENDITMGASMAKEYASRIAVDVANEAVQIHGGSGYVNDFPVERFYRDSKITQIYEGTSEIQKNVIARELLGKGF encoded by the coding sequence ATGGAATTCGGGCTCTCAGAAGAACAGGAACAGATTCGCGACGAAGTCGCGCGGTTCGCGGAGAACGAAATCGTTCCCCACGCCGAGGAGTACGACACCGAGGAGAAGTTCCCCCACGACATCGTCGACGAGGCCGCCGAGATGGGACTGGTCGGCGCCTCGATTCCGATCGAGTACGGCGGCGCGGGCTACTCGACGCTCGAGTCGGCGATCATCGCCGAGGAACTGTTCTCCTACGACCCCGGCATCGCGCTCTCGATCCTCGCCTGCTCGTTCGGGACCGAGGCCATTCGGGAGTTCGGCAACGAAGACCAGAAGGAGCGCTTCCTCGAGCCCGTCGCGCGCGGCGAGAAGATCTCCGGGGCCGCCATCTCGGAGCCGGACACCGGGTCGGACGTCTCCTCGGTCTCGACGCGCGCCGAGAAGGACGGCGACGAGTGGGTGATCAACGGCAACAAGATGTGGATCACCAACGGCACCGTCGGCGACTTCTTCGTCATGCTCTGTAAGACCGACCCGGACGCCGAGGGTCGCTACGACGGCTTCAGCCAGATCGTCGTCGAGGCCGACCGCGACGGCTTCACGTCCGAGAAGATCACCGGCAAACTCGGGATCCGCGCCTCCGACACCGCCGAACTCATCCTCGACGACGTCCGCGTCCCCGAGGAGAACCTCATCGGCGACCAGGGCGCCGCCTTCCTCCAGCAGATGCAGTTCTTCGACGCCACCCGAACCGGCGTCGCCGCACAGGGGGTCGGCATCGCGAAGGGCGCGCTTCGAGCCGCCCTCGAGTACGCCGAGGATCGCGAGCAGTTCGGCCAGCCGATCAGCGAGTTCCAGGCCATCCAGCACAAACTCGCCGACATGGCGACCAAGACCGAGGCCGCGCGGAACCTGACCTACAAGGCCGCCTGGAACGTCGACCAGGAGAACGACATCACCATGGGCGCCTCGATGGCCAAGGAGTACGCCTCCCGCATCGCCGTCGACGTCGCCAACGAGGCCGTCCAGATCCACGGCGGCTCCGGCTACGTCAACGACTTCCCCGTCGAGCGCTTCTACCGCGACTCGAAAATCACCCAGATCTACGAGGGAACCAGCGAAATCCAGAAGAACGTTATCGCGCGCGAGCTGCTGGGAAAAGGGTTCTAG
- a CDS encoding 3-hydroxyacyl-CoA dehydrogenase/enoyl-CoA hydratase family protein — MELEDINTVAVLGAGNMGHGIAEVLAMAGYDVNMRDIKDEFVQNGYEQIEWSLNKLAENDQLTEDEAEAALERVTPLVDMAEACGDADVVIEAVPEQMDIKKDVYAELEEVAADDAIFATNTSSLAITDLAEVTERPERFCGMHFFNPPVRMDLVEVISGADSAEETLETIEALAEDIGKTPVRVHKDSPGFIVNRVLVPLMNEACWLVHNDEATIAEVDSTTKYGMGLPMGSFELADLTGIDVGYHVLDYMNEVLGEAYEPSPLFEQKVEDEELGKKTGKGFYDYEDGEGAQIPTDEQSDLVEKRLIATLANESAKLIGNDVAPPESIDEATKLGAGFPDGPVKMVDEFGIENALEALEEAYEETGHPRYEPADYLEERAEAGGFYEQGGDAEATEFETIRIEYPGDMVGHVVLDRPHRMNTISDDLLEELSEAVDLLEDDDEVRSILLTGEGGKAFSAGADVQSMAGSGADPLEITELSKAGQEAFGKLESCEMPVVAGIDGFCLGGGMELATCADLRIASERSEFGQPELNLGLIPGWGGTQRLKHVVGEGRAKEIILTAERFDAETMEDYGFVNEVADNDDLEERALELATDLAGGPPIAQKFAKRAMLAGRDDTDAGLEYEASAFGQLMATDDLMEGITAFMEDEEPEFEGQ; from the coding sequence ATGGAGCTGGAAGACATCAACACCGTCGCAGTTCTCGGCGCAGGGAATATGGGCCACGGCATCGCGGAGGTACTCGCGATGGCGGGCTACGACGTGAACATGCGGGATATCAAAGACGAGTTCGTTCAGAACGGCTACGAGCAGATCGAGTGGTCGCTGAACAAGCTCGCCGAGAACGACCAGCTCACCGAGGACGAGGCCGAGGCCGCCCTCGAGCGAGTGACGCCGCTGGTCGACATGGCGGAGGCCTGCGGCGACGCCGACGTCGTCATCGAGGCCGTCCCCGAGCAGATGGACATCAAAAAGGACGTCTACGCCGAACTCGAGGAGGTCGCCGCCGACGACGCCATCTTCGCGACCAACACCTCGAGCCTCGCGATTACGGACCTCGCGGAGGTCACCGAGCGCCCCGAGCGGTTCTGCGGGATGCACTTCTTCAACCCGCCGGTCCGCATGGACCTCGTCGAGGTCATCTCGGGGGCCGACTCCGCCGAGGAGACCCTCGAGACGATCGAGGCGCTGGCCGAGGACATCGGCAAGACGCCCGTGCGCGTCCACAAGGACTCGCCCGGCTTCATCGTGAACCGCGTGCTCGTTCCCCTGATGAACGAGGCCTGTTGGCTCGTCCACAACGACGAGGCGACCATCGCCGAGGTCGACTCGACGACGAAGTACGGGATGGGGCTGCCGATGGGGAGCTTCGAACTCGCCGACCTCACCGGCATCGACGTCGGCTATCACGTGCTCGACTACATGAACGAGGTGCTCGGCGAAGCCTACGAGCCGAGCCCGCTGTTCGAGCAGAAGGTCGAAGACGAGGAACTCGGCAAGAAGACGGGCAAGGGATTCTACGACTACGAGGACGGCGAGGGCGCCCAGATCCCGACCGACGAGCAGTCCGACCTCGTCGAGAAGCGACTGATCGCGACGCTGGCCAACGAGTCCGCCAAGCTGATCGGCAACGACGTCGCGCCGCCCGAATCGATCGACGAGGCGACCAAGCTCGGCGCCGGCTTCCCGGACGGCCCCGTCAAGATGGTCGACGAGTTCGGGATCGAGAACGCCCTCGAGGCCCTCGAGGAGGCCTACGAGGAGACCGGCCATCCGCGCTACGAGCCGGCCGACTACCTCGAGGAACGCGCCGAAGCGGGCGGGTTCTACGAACAGGGCGGCGACGCCGAAGCGACCGAGTTCGAGACGATCCGAATCGAGTACCCCGGCGACATGGTCGGCCACGTCGTCCTCGACCGGCCCCACCGGATGAACACGATCAGCGACGACCTGCTCGAGGAACTCTCCGAGGCCGTCGACCTGCTCGAGGACGACGACGAGGTGCGCTCGATTCTGCTCACCGGCGAGGGCGGGAAGGCCTTCTCCGCGGGCGCGGACGTCCAGAGCATGGCCGGCAGCGGCGCCGACCCGCTCGAGATCACCGAACTCTCGAAGGCCGGGCAGGAAGCGTTCGGAAAACTCGAGTCCTGCGAGATGCCCGTCGTGGCCGGAATCGACGGCTTCTGTCTCGGCGGCGGGATGGAGCTGGCCACCTGCGCCGACCTCCGGATCGCCAGCGAGCGCTCCGAGTTCGGCCAGCCCGAACTAAATCTCGGCCTCATCCCCGGGTGGGGCGGCACCCAGCGGCTCAAACACGTCGTCGGCGAGGGCCGCGCGAAGGAGATCATCCTCACCGCCGAGCGATTCGACGCGGAGACGATGGAAGACTACGGCTTCGTCAACGAGGTCGCCGACAACGACGACCTCGAGGAGCGCGCGCTCGAACTGGCGACCGACCTCGCGGGCGGCCCGCCGATCGCCCAGAAGTTCGCCAAGCGAGCGATGCTCGCCGGTCGCGACGACACCGATGCCGGCCTCGAGTACGAGGCCTCCGCCTTCGGACAACTGATGGCGACCGACGACCTCATGGAGGGAATCACGGCCTTCATGGAAGACGAAGAGCCGGAGTTCGAAGGTCAGTAA
- a CDS encoding HalX domain-containing protein: MSDDLEILVVDDEARLADLFAAWLQSEWSVDTAYDGEEALEKMSDSVEVVLLDRRMPGLSGDEVLERIRDAGYESRVVMVTAVDPDFDIIEMGFDDYLVKPVSKDELIEIVDDVADRTEYESDIQEYYALVSKKALLESEKADRELANNEEYQDLCDHVEELEARVDETVSGMSSHDDFVGAFQDLQSEH, from the coding sequence ATGAGTGACGACCTCGAGATTCTCGTCGTCGACGACGAGGCGCGCCTCGCGGATCTGTTCGCCGCGTGGCTCCAGAGCGAGTGGAGCGTCGACACGGCCTACGACGGCGAAGAGGCCCTCGAGAAGATGTCCGACTCCGTCGAAGTCGTCCTGCTGGACCGTCGAATGCCGGGTCTTTCGGGCGACGAGGTGCTCGAGCGAATCAGGGACGCCGGCTACGAGTCCCGGGTGGTGATGGTGACGGCGGTCGATCCCGACTTCGATATCATCGAGATGGGGTTCGACGATTACCTCGTCAAACCGGTCTCGAAGGACGAACTGATCGAGATCGTCGACGACGTCGCCGACCGAACGGAGTACGAATCGGATATTCAGGAGTACTACGCGCTCGTCTCGAAGAAGGCGCTGCTGGAATCCGAGAAGGCCGATCGAGAGCTCGCGAACAACGAGGAGTACCAGGACCTCTGTGACCACGTCGAGGAACTCGAGGCCCGCGTCGACGAGACCGTCTCCGGAATGTCGTCCCACGACGACTTCGTCGGCGCGTTTCAGGACCTGCAGTCAGAACACTAA
- a CDS encoding PAS domain S-box protein encodes MSRPRVLCVSNDRSTRASVTLALTDAPVNVVIAQRAAEAVDRLERGAIDAVVIDASSIPNVPQLVDAVEAEAPSTPAFVRWGDDESDASVAVLSEVVARTDETDRPDRLAETITERVGADSRTAPDDLEAADTDSETDGGLASLPDDIAAIVSAVRRRLVDVTSPVAVERILREEFTATDRYAFAWVGEYDQGEGEIVPWLTDPDSMEWPMQRTFGIGDGDQPLLERAIRTDEFQSHQHVADRCGAVPFGEHAVDRGVRAAAVAPLASGDERYGVFVVYALETLSEAERAGIEMVAGTASHVLETIAIRGQLEQQERALQRYERLVETAGDGMYVLDEQGHFMTVNDALTAMTGYSREGLLGEHASIVFDEADVDAGREMIRSLLSSGDSTDTVELSLETKAGERIPCEAQIAVLVREEEFVGSVGVVRDITERKRSERKLREQNERLDAFARIVSHDLRNPLGVAQGYLELLEETESLEYVDSVRDGLDRMEAIIEDVLAIARDGEWATDSEPVDLESVADDAWEYVSTADATLSVAETMAIEADRSRLLRLLENLFRNSIEHGGKDVAVRVGALESESGSGRGFFVADDGTGLPDEINDDLFDPSVSTAAGGLGIGLWVVREVATGHGWSVTATESVDGGARFEFAFDESD; translated from the coding sequence ATGAGTCGGCCACGCGTCCTCTGTGTCAGCAACGATCGATCCACGCGTGCGTCCGTCACGCTCGCGTTGACCGACGCGCCGGTCAACGTCGTCATCGCCCAGCGCGCGGCCGAGGCCGTCGACCGACTCGAGCGGGGAGCGATCGACGCCGTCGTCATCGACGCGAGTTCGATCCCGAACGTACCGCAACTCGTCGACGCCGTCGAAGCGGAGGCGCCGTCGACGCCGGCGTTCGTCCGCTGGGGCGACGACGAGAGCGACGCGTCCGTCGCCGTCCTCAGCGAGGTGGTCGCTCGGACCGACGAGACCGACCGGCCCGATCGCCTCGCCGAGACGATCACCGAACGCGTCGGCGCCGACTCGCGAACCGCGCCCGACGATCTCGAGGCGGCCGATACCGACTCCGAAACGGACGGCGGCCTCGCGTCGTTGCCCGACGACATCGCGGCGATCGTCTCCGCGGTCAGGCGACGACTGGTCGATGTGACCTCTCCCGTCGCCGTCGAGCGAATTCTCCGCGAGGAGTTTACCGCGACCGACCGCTACGCGTTCGCCTGGGTCGGCGAGTACGATCAGGGCGAGGGGGAGATCGTCCCCTGGCTGACCGACCCCGACAGCATGGAGTGGCCGATGCAACGAACCTTCGGGATCGGCGACGGCGACCAGCCGCTCCTCGAGCGGGCGATCCGAACGGACGAGTTCCAGAGCCACCAGCACGTCGCCGACCGGTGCGGTGCGGTTCCGTTCGGCGAGCACGCCGTCGACCGGGGCGTTCGCGCCGCCGCCGTCGCGCCGCTCGCCTCCGGCGACGAGCGGTACGGGGTGTTCGTCGTCTACGCGCTCGAGACGCTCTCGGAGGCCGAACGGGCGGGGATCGAGATGGTCGCCGGAACGGCCTCTCACGTCCTCGAGACGATCGCGATCCGCGGCCAACTCGAACAACAGGAGCGGGCGCTCCAGCGGTACGAGCGCCTCGTCGAGACGGCCGGCGACGGGATGTACGTCCTCGACGAACAGGGCCACTTCATGACCGTCAACGACGCGCTGACGGCGATGACCGGCTACAGCCGCGAGGGGCTGCTCGGCGAGCACGCCTCGATCGTCTTCGACGAGGCCGACGTCGACGCCGGCAGGGAGATGATCCGCTCGCTGCTCTCCAGCGGCGACAGTACGGACACGGTCGAACTCTCCCTCGAGACGAAAGCCGGCGAGCGAATCCCCTGCGAGGCCCAGATCGCCGTCCTCGTCCGCGAGGAGGAGTTCGTGGGCTCGGTCGGCGTCGTCCGCGATATCACCGAACGGAAGCGCAGCGAGCGAAAGCTCCGCGAACAGAACGAGCGGCTGGACGCCTTCGCGCGGATCGTCAGCCACGACCTGCGCAATCCGCTCGGCGTCGCGCAGGGGTATCTCGAGTTGCTCGAGGAGACCGAATCGCTCGAGTACGTCGACAGCGTTCGCGACGGACTCGATCGGATGGAGGCGATCATCGAGGACGTCCTGGCGATCGCACGCGACGGGGAGTGGGCGACCGACTCCGAACCCGTCGACCTCGAGTCGGTCGCCGACGACGCCTGGGAGTACGTTTCGACGGCCGACGCGACGCTTTCGGTCGCGGAGACGATGGCTATCGAGGCCGACCGATCGCGACTGCTGCGCTTACTCGAGAACCTCTTCCGGAATTCGATCGAGCACGGCGGCAAAGACGTCGCCGTTCGCGTCGGCGCCCTCGAGTCCGAGAGCGGCTCCGGTCGCGGCTTTTTCGTCGCGGACGACGGGACGGGGTTACCCGACGAGATCAACGACGACCTGTTCGATCCGTCGGTCTCGACCGCCGCCGGGGGGCTCGGAATCGGACTCTGGGTCGTCAGAGAAGTCGCTACCGGACACGGATGGTCGGTTACCGCGACCGAAAGCGTCGACGGGGGGGCTCGGTTCGAGTTCGCGTTCGACGAAAGCGATTAG